One region of Leptolyngbya sp. 'hensonii' genomic DNA includes:
- a CDS encoding J domain-containing protein — MAFELYHTLDISPQAAPDEIKKAYYRLVRKYSPEKEPERFKQIREAYETLSDPKAKQNYDDLQQHGEEIDQFLRQAEDHIQQSEWEKAIRLLKRVLVLLPGSEAARNRLGICYIHSQQWEQAIKVYEALTRHSPEVPLYWFNFGAIYDRWALSLKDKDEQNERPHLYQQARDYYQKAIALETFNAEPYLAIAETYLDQSQYSESITWAERAMEADGQIDYSDFEALIFICKVYLYSNELKGIETIARRIQSLLPDSEDARKYAANRFAALGYDLAKAGLNNASVPLLQAAMSFIESARRFDPNDQGIQKLHWNVAEIIRGFKQYEVLKEDTQIVHSLKRLSALCMMATLGYAEATEVDKLYGDIFVEMRYFPEAAILSSVRRIRSQYPAIYRLNKTLFDEIETGMTGRLPTPAPARAAPTGSAQRSAGRGPTPKPPSLSQGKLQRLWAGIGLMGFGVFLFMIMGGSWFGFFCFIVGFGLMLGNR; from the coding sequence ATGGCTTTCGAGCTGTACCACACGCTGGATATTTCCCCCCAGGCAGCACCGGATGAAATCAAAAAGGCTTACTATCGCCTGGTGCGCAAGTATTCCCCGGAGAAAGAACCGGAGCGTTTCAAGCAGATTCGGGAAGCCTATGAAACCCTGTCTGACCCTAAAGCCAAGCAGAACTATGATGATCTGCAACAGCATGGGGAGGAAATTGATCAGTTCTTGCGCCAGGCAGAAGACCATATCCAGCAGTCGGAGTGGGAAAAAGCAATTCGCCTGCTAAAACGAGTGCTGGTCCTTCTCCCCGGTTCAGAAGCAGCCCGCAACCGTTTGGGCATCTGTTACATTCACAGCCAGCAATGGGAACAGGCGATTAAAGTCTATGAAGCCCTGACCCGCCACAGTCCGGAGGTGCCGCTCTACTGGTTTAACTTCGGGGCCATTTATGACCGCTGGGCGCTGAGCCTGAAAGACAAGGATGAACAGAACGAGCGGCCCCATCTGTATCAACAGGCTCGGGACTACTATCAGAAAGCGATCGCCCTGGAAACGTTCAATGCGGAGCCCTATCTGGCGATCGCCGAAACCTATCTGGACCAGAGTCAGTACAGCGAGTCGATTACCTGGGCAGAGCGGGCTATGGAGGCCGATGGTCAGATCGACTACTCTGACTTCGAGGCTCTCATTTTTATTTGTAAAGTTTATCTCTATAGTAATGAGTTAAAGGGGATTGAGACCATTGCCCGGCGGATTCAATCTCTATTGCCGGACAGTGAAGATGCCCGCAAGTATGCAGCCAATCGGTTTGCGGCTCTGGGTTATGACCTGGCCAAGGCGGGTCTGAACAATGCCAGTGTGCCATTGCTCCAGGCAGCGATGAGTTTTATTGAATCTGCCAGACGGTTTGATCCGAATGACCAAGGGATTCAAAAACTCCACTGGAATGTGGCCGAAATCATCCGCGGGTTTAAACAGTATGAGGTTTTGAAAGAGGATACCCAAATCGTCCATAGCCTGAAACGGCTCTCTGCGCTCTGTATGATGGCGACCCTAGGCTATGCGGAGGCTACCGAGGTGGACAAGCTCTACGGGGATATTTTTGTCGAGATGCGATATTTCCCAGAAGCAGCCATTCTCAGTTCAGTCCGCCGGATCCGCTCCCAATATCCTGCGATTTATCGATTGAATAAAACCCTGTTTGATGAAATTGAGACCGGCATGACTGGTCGCTTGCCCACTCCAGCGCCAGCCAGGGCTGCACCAACCGGCTCAGCCCAGCGCTCCGCTGGGAGAGGACCCACTCCAAAACCGCCCTCCCTCTCTCAAGGCAAATTACAACGGCTTTGGGCCGGGATTGGCCTGATGGGTTTCGGGGTCTTCCTATTTATGATTATGGGGGGATCCTGGTTTGGATTTTTCTGCTTTATTGTGGGTTTTGGCCTGATGCTGGGCAACCGCTGA
- a CDS encoding bifunctional (p)ppGpp synthetase/guanosine-3',5'-bis(diphosphate) 3'-pyrophosphohydrolase: MNVAAPVSQFDFVIPDWLQECLIAQKGVCHSESTLEDAAQVRTDNELICRAFEFAYCLHEGQYRASGEPYIAHPVAVAGLLRDLGGSSVMIAAGFLHDVVEDTEVTADEIEQRFGHEVRYLVEGVTKLSKFNFSSKTERQAENFRRMFMAMAQDIRVIVVKLADRLHNMRTLEHLSDSKRRSIAQETREIFAPLANRLGIGRFKWELEDLAFKYLEPESYREMQELVAEKRGDREATLDRVTETLRQRLAQSGIRFSDVSGRPKHLYGIYEKMHRQQKEFHEIFDVAAVRIIVYTNEECYRSLAIVHDEFTPIPGRFKDYIGLPKPNRYQSLHTVVVGLTGRPLEVQIRTVEMHRVAEYGIAAHWKYKESGGASNIQMTTADEKFTWLRQLLDWQSDLKDAQEYLENVRDNLFDEDVYVFTPKGDVIALGRGATPVDFAYRIHTEVGHHCAGAKLNGRMVTLDTLLRNGDIVEIITQKNSHPSLDWLNFTVTAGARNRIRQWYKRSHRDENITRGRDMLEREIGKNGFESLLKSAPMKAVAERCNYHSVEDLLAAIGHGEVTLNLAVNRIRDAVKAQQPVAPSPELTPILPSSRIQPVDRSSKSPILGVEGLLYHLAGCCHPVPGEPIIGVVTRSSRGISIHRQGCGNLDNVVGDRFVPVSWNPNTEEAGRPQTYPVEIQIEVIDRVGILKDVLSRLSDSSINVRHAQVKTYPDQTAVIGLGIDIQNHDQLERILAQIRKLSDVLNLRRVGHAED, encoded by the coding sequence ATGAACGTCGCGGCTCCCGTCTCCCAATTCGATTTTGTCATCCCTGACTGGCTGCAGGAGTGCCTGATTGCTCAAAAAGGCGTCTGTCACTCTGAGTCAACCCTGGAGGATGCGGCTCAAGTTCGTACAGATAACGAACTTATTTGTCGAGCCTTTGAGTTTGCCTACTGCCTGCATGAAGGGCAATATCGGGCTTCTGGAGAACCCTACATTGCCCATCCTGTTGCTGTTGCTGGGTTGCTGCGGGATCTGGGAGGCAGTAGTGTCATGATTGCTGCCGGTTTTCTGCATGATGTGGTAGAAGACACAGAAGTCACTGCCGATGAGATTGAACAGCGCTTTGGGCACGAAGTTCGATATCTGGTGGAGGGGGTGACCAAACTCTCCAAGTTCAATTTCTCCAGTAAGACAGAACGGCAGGCTGAAAATTTCCGCCGCATGTTTATGGCGATGGCCCAGGATATTCGGGTGATTGTGGTCAAGCTGGCCGATCGCCTGCACAATATGCGGACCCTGGAGCATCTGTCCGACAGTAAACGCCGCAGCATTGCCCAGGAAACCCGGGAGATTTTTGCGCCCCTAGCCAATCGTTTGGGGATTGGGCGCTTTAAATGGGAACTGGAGGATCTGGCATTTAAGTATCTAGAACCAGAGTCCTATCGGGAAATGCAGGAACTGGTAGCCGAAAAGCGGGGCGATCGGGAAGCCACCCTGGACCGGGTCACAGAAACCCTCCGCCAACGCCTAGCCCAATCCGGCATCCGATTCAGCGATGTCAGTGGCCGCCCCAAGCACCTGTACGGCATCTATGAAAAGATGCATCGGCAGCAAAAGGAATTCCACGAGATTTTTGATGTGGCTGCCGTCCGCATCATTGTCTATACCAACGAGGAATGCTATCGATCACTGGCGATCGTTCATGATGAGTTCACACCGATTCCCGGTCGGTTTAAGGACTATATCGGTCTGCCCAAGCCCAACCGCTATCAGTCGTTGCACACCGTCGTGGTTGGGCTGACGGGTCGCCCGCTGGAAGTTCAGATCCGAACGGTGGAAATGCATCGGGTAGCTGAGTACGGAATCGCCGCCCACTGGAAGTATAAGGAGTCAGGCGGGGCCAGCAACATCCAGATGACGACTGCAGACGAAAAGTTCACCTGGTTGCGGCAGTTGCTGGATTGGCAGAGTGACCTGAAGGATGCCCAGGAGTACCTGGAGAACGTTCGGGATAATCTGTTCGATGAAGATGTGTATGTCTTCACGCCCAAAGGAGATGTGATTGCGCTGGGTCGGGGGGCAACCCCTGTTGATTTTGCTTATCGAATTCACACAGAGGTCGGTCACCACTGTGCCGGAGCCAAACTTAACGGACGCATGGTAACCCTGGATACCCTACTGCGCAATGGGGACATCGTGGAGATCATCACCCAGAAGAACTCCCATCCCAGCCTAGACTGGTTGAATTTCACGGTGACGGCGGGCGCTCGCAATCGGATTCGCCAGTGGTATAAGCGATCGCACCGGGACGAGAACATTACCCGTGGCCGGGACATGCTGGAGCGGGAGATTGGTAAGAATGGCTTTGAATCGCTACTGAAGTCGGCTCCCATGAAGGCTGTGGCTGAACGCTGTAACTATCACAGTGTGGAAGATCTGCTGGCGGCGATCGGCCATGGTGAAGTGACTCTGAACCTGGCTGTCAACCGAATTCGAGATGCGGTTAAGGCGCAACAGCCCGTAGCCCCCTCTCCCGAACTGACGCCCATATTGCCCAGTAGCCGCATTCAGCCGGTGGATCGGTCCAGCAAATCTCCGATCTTAGGCGTGGAAGGACTGCTCTACCACCTGGCTGGTTGTTGTCATCCTGTGCCTGGTGAACCCATTATTGGGGTCGTGACTCGCAGCAGTCGGGGCATTTCCATTCATCGCCAGGGCTGTGGCAACCTGGATAATGTCGTCGGTGATCGGTTCGTGCCTGTGAGTTGGAATCCCAATACGGAAGAGGCTGGCAGACCCCAGACCTATCCGGTGGAGATTCAGATTGAGGTCATCGATCGGGTTGGAATTTTGAAAGATGTGTTGTCTCGTTTGAGTGACAGCAGCATCAACGTCCGTCACGCCCAGGTCAAAACCTATCCGGATCAGACTGCCGTGATTGGCCTGGGAATTGATATTCAAAATCATGACCAGTTAGAGCGAATTCTGGCCCAGATCCGCAAACTCAGCGATGTCTTAAACCTACGTCGCGTGGGTCATGCGGAGGATTAA
- a CDS encoding Hsp70 family protein, giving the protein MNDFAVGIDLGTSTSEICIYKNHDAVPLPDPITKMPIVPSIVAVNRNGELLVGEAARGLVDVAGQGIREVKRKMGSSETVCLFKQGYRPEEISALILRKLKENAEEALGATIRDVVLSVPANFPDAARQATLNAGKLAGLNILRLINEPTAAALAFGIKNIEAEEQLVVFDFGGGTLDITVLEMVAGVLDVKSSFGNPQLGGKDFDEALMALIREKFTAEHPGAEVSDISLRHLKEVAETTKKVLSNQRSHEVRIPFFAAQGGKPVDLEVEITRREFEQAIAPLLDQARDCVNQALKAKKLRPEAIDRILLVGGTTYIPAVRQLVFEIFGKEPKADVNPDLAVGMGAAIQAALAKGLISEESGVILTDVAPFGLGIGALTLVGRQPMMSYDALIQPNTTIPYSVKREYSLLHAEQRQVELRLYQDHTGNARLLSEVVDTGIVGEITDIPPAPDGKPYPVEVEFSYDINGIARVKASIRAIGKSVEIAYGQSDKRMDQQEMTQAAGRIRDLWRQNAKARQYEGLIDRAERFMAAIPPDERYPLSDVVLDLKAALAANNAEQIEAVGDRLVDLMFDLDDGLGG; this is encoded by the coding sequence ATGAATGATTTTGCAGTTGGCATTGATCTGGGTACATCCACATCGGAAATTTGCATCTATAAGAATCACGATGCAGTCCCCCTGCCTGACCCGATTACGAAGATGCCGATCGTGCCCTCGATCGTGGCTGTGAACCGCAATGGCGAGCTGCTTGTCGGGGAAGCGGCCCGGGGGCTAGTGGATGTGGCGGGCCAGGGGATTCGAGAAGTCAAGCGCAAAATGGGCAGCAGCGAAACGGTTTGCCTGTTTAAGCAGGGCTATCGTCCGGAAGAAATCTCAGCCCTGATTTTACGAAAACTAAAAGAAAATGCCGAGGAAGCCCTGGGGGCAACAATTCGGGATGTGGTGCTATCCGTGCCAGCCAATTTCCCCGATGCTGCCCGCCAAGCGACGTTGAATGCGGGTAAATTGGCTGGCTTGAATATCCTGCGCCTGATCAATGAGCCGACTGCCGCAGCTCTGGCTTTTGGGATCAAAAATATTGAGGCCGAAGAACAACTGGTGGTCTTCGACTTTGGGGGAGGCACCCTGGATATTACCGTGCTGGAAATGGTGGCAGGGGTGTTGGATGTGAAGTCCAGCTTTGGCAATCCGCAATTGGGGGGAAAGGACTTTGACGAAGCCTTGATGGCCCTGATTCGGGAAAAGTTTACTGCTGAGCACCCAGGTGCAGAAGTTTCGGATATCTCCCTGCGACATCTGAAGGAGGTGGCTGAAACAACCAAGAAAGTCCTCTCGAACCAGCGATCGCACGAAGTCCGCATTCCCTTCTTTGCAGCTCAGGGGGGTAAGCCGGTGGATCTGGAGGTGGAAATTACCCGGCGGGAATTTGAACAGGCGATCGCCCCATTGCTGGATCAGGCCCGGGACTGTGTGAATCAGGCGCTTAAGGCCAAGAAACTGCGGCCTGAGGCGATCGATCGGATTCTCCTGGTAGGCGGGACCACCTACATTCCGGCAGTGCGGCAACTGGTGTTTGAGATCTTTGGCAAGGAGCCCAAAGCGGATGTCAACCCTGACTTGGCGGTGGGCATGGGAGCCGCAATCCAGGCGGCGCTGGCGAAAGGTCTGATCAGCGAGGAATCCGGCGTGATCCTGACCGATGTTGCTCCCTTTGGTTTGGGAATTGGTGCCCTGACCCTGGTGGGCCGACAACCCATGATGAGTTATGACGCCCTGATTCAGCCCAATACCACCATCCCCTATTCCGTGAAGCGGGAGTACAGCCTGCTCCATGCGGAGCAGCGCCAGGTAGAACTTCGCCTGTACCAGGACCATACTGGCAATGCCCGGCTGCTCTCAGAGGTGGTAGATACCGGCATTGTGGGGGAGATCACAGATATTCCTCCGGCCCCGGATGGTAAGCCCTATCCGGTAGAGGTTGAGTTCTCCTACGATATCAACGGCATTGCCAGAGTCAAAGCCTCGATTCGGGCCATTGGTAAGAGTGTGGAAATTGCCTATGGCCAATCCGACAAGCGCATGGATCAGCAGGAGATGACCCAGGCTGCAGGACGGATTCGGGATCTGTGGCGGCAGAATGCCAAGGCCAGACAGTACGAAGGGTTGATCGATCGGGCAGAGCGGTTCATGGCAGCAATTCCTCCAGATGAGCGATATCCCCTCTCTGATGTTGTCCTGGATTTGAAGGCTGCTCTGGCGGCAAATAATGCTGAGCAAATCGAGGCTGTGGGCGATCGGTTGGTGGACCTGATGTTTGACCTGGACGATGGCCTGGGAGGATAA
- the petA gene encoding cytochrome f, translating into MLVPAIFRRTVLTVLAAIALFVSGSLAFPEGAAAYPFYAQQAYPTSPREATGRIVCASCHLGAKPTEAEVPQAVLPDTVFEAVVKIPYDTNVQQLYADGSRGPLNVGAVVMLPPGFKLAPEDRIPEEMKEKVGDVYFQTYSPEQENIILVGPLPGEQYRELVFPILSPDPATDKNIHFGKYSIHIGGNRGRGQVYPTGDKSNNAVYNASLAGQITQIAKSEDNSYAVTIQAADGKTVVETIPPGPELIVSEGQEVALGEALTNNPNVGGFGQLDKEIVLQSPDRVKWLIAFLAIVTLTQIMLVLKKKQVEKVQAAELNF; encoded by the coding sequence GTGTTAGTACCAGCAATATTCCGCAGAACAGTCCTGACCGTGCTGGCTGCGATCGCTCTGTTTGTCTCTGGCAGTCTGGCCTTCCCAGAAGGCGCTGCTGCTTATCCGTTCTATGCCCAGCAAGCTTATCCCACATCTCCACGGGAAGCAACGGGCCGGATTGTCTGTGCAAGCTGCCATTTGGGAGCCAAACCAACGGAAGCTGAAGTTCCCCAGGCTGTACTGCCGGACACGGTGTTTGAAGCTGTCGTTAAGATCCCCTATGACACCAATGTGCAGCAACTCTATGCTGATGGTAGCCGGGGTCCATTGAATGTGGGTGCGGTGGTGATGCTACCTCCCGGTTTTAAACTGGCTCCAGAAGACCGAATTCCAGAAGAGATGAAGGAGAAGGTTGGGGACGTTTACTTCCAGACCTACAGTCCGGAGCAAGAAAATATTATCTTGGTTGGCCCCCTTCCTGGTGAACAGTATCGTGAACTGGTTTTCCCGATTTTGTCTCCCGATCCAGCGACTGACAAGAATATTCACTTCGGCAAATACTCGATTCATATCGGAGGCAACCGGGGTCGGGGGCAGGTCTATCCCACGGGTGACAAGAGCAATAATGCAGTCTATAACGCTTCTCTAGCGGGTCAGATCACTCAAATTGCCAAGAGTGAAGACAACAGTTATGCCGTGACTATTCAGGCGGCAGATGGAAAAACTGTGGTAGAGACCATTCCCCCTGGTCCGGAATTGATTGTTTCGGAAGGACAGGAGGTCGCCCTCGGCGAAGCCCTGACCAACAATCCTAACGTGGGTGGTTTCGGCCAGTTGGATAAGGAGATTGTTCTGCAAAGTCCTGATCGGGTGAAGTGGCTGATTGCCTTCTTGGCGATCGTCACCCTGACCCAGATCATGCTGGTGCTGAAGAAGAAGCAGGTCGAGAAGGTTCAAGCTGCTGAGCTGAATTTCTAA
- the grpE gene encoding nucleotide exchange factor GrpE — MQTEKSKLLRYLRKFWLWYVLGLGLLAFAVLVMAQQASPQASADTRLIVVAIYLLAVCACFIVPYTQQMDQEVLEALPRSLEDLRKLGREYYKNTSAIQDNSALVERLQATIAQESPALLEVKQAMDELLIRQRQENANLKREVEDWVASVIHFFRLLERALIYEQGLDSRATLEKLLQEFAHTCSTRGLERILPVANDTLDARFHAVIGEEAVSEQPSGQILRCESWGYRLGSTVIERAKVVITRSEAAISELVELDSGAANPALDRSSMVSLIEVDLANLKGKEAHE, encoded by the coding sequence ATGCAAACCGAAAAGAGTAAGCTTCTGCGTTACCTCCGAAAGTTCTGGCTCTGGTACGTGCTGGGTTTGGGGTTGCTCGCTTTTGCAGTTCTGGTGATGGCCCAACAGGCCTCACCCCAGGCATCCGCAGATACCCGGTTAATTGTTGTGGCCATCTATCTCCTGGCTGTCTGCGCCTGCTTTATCGTTCCCTATACGCAGCAGATGGATCAGGAGGTGCTGGAAGCCTTACCCCGCTCCCTGGAAGATCTGAGAAAGCTGGGGCGAGAGTACTACAAAAATACCAGCGCCATCCAGGATAACAGCGCTTTGGTCGAGCGGTTACAGGCGACGATCGCCCAGGAAAGTCCAGCCCTACTAGAAGTTAAACAGGCAATGGACGAGCTTTTAATTCGCCAACGCCAGGAAAATGCCAACCTCAAACGTGAAGTTGAGGATTGGGTCGCATCGGTGATTCACTTTTTCCGATTACTGGAACGGGCTCTGATCTATGAACAGGGTCTGGACAGTCGGGCTACCTTGGAAAAGCTCTTACAGGAGTTTGCCCATACCTGTAGCACCCGGGGGCTGGAACGGATTCTGCCGGTGGCCAATGATACCCTGGATGCCCGTTTCCACGCGGTGATTGGGGAAGAAGCTGTGTCTGAGCAACCGTCAGGCCAGATTCTCCGATGTGAGAGCTGGGGATACCGACTGGGCTCAACTGTGATTGAGCGGGCCAAGGTGGTGATTACCCGGTCCGAGGCTGCGATCTCAGAACTGGTAGAACTGGACTCAGGGGCGGCTAATCCGGCGTTGGATAGGAGTTCCATGGTATCTCTCATTGAAGTAGACCTGGCAAATCTGAAAGGAAAAGAAGCCCATGAATGA
- the aroA gene encoding 3-phosphoshikimate 1-carboxyvinyltransferase has protein sequence MSGPIVSLQTTENHQHLTIRRPTQGMTLRGRIQVPGDKSISHRALMLGALATGETQIQGLLLGEDPRSTANCFRALGAEISELNTQSVIVRGIGLGQLQEPVDVLNAGNSGTTLRLMLGILASHNGRFFTVTGDSSLRSRPMSRVVKPLEQMGALIWGRQGGALAPLAVQGQQLQPMHYPSPIASAQVKSCILLAGLMTDGQTTVTEPALSRDHSERMLRAFGADVRVDPETCSVTVTGPAQLQGQTVIVPGDISSAAFWLVAGAIVPGSDLVVENVGVNPTRTGVLEVLEQMGADITQENPRIVAGEPVADLRVRHRSLQSCTIAGDIIPRLIDEIPILAVAAAFAQGTTVIRDAAELRVKESDRIAVMCTQLNRMGAQVSELADGLEIVGGATLKGAEVDSHADHRITMSLAIAALNASGTTLIHGAEAAAISYPGFVTTLQQVTES, from the coding sequence ATGTCCGGTCCGATCGTATCGTTACAAACCACGGAAAATCACCAGCATCTCACTATTCGGCGTCCTACCCAGGGAATGACTCTGCGGGGACGCATCCAGGTTCCTGGAGACAAGTCTATTTCCCACCGAGCCTTGATGCTGGGAGCTCTGGCGACGGGGGAAACTCAAATTCAGGGCTTGCTCTTAGGAGAAGATCCCCGCAGCACAGCCAATTGCTTTCGTGCTCTGGGGGCTGAGATTTCGGAACTGAATACTCAATCCGTAATTGTACGGGGGATTGGTCTGGGGCAACTGCAGGAACCGGTGGATGTTCTAAATGCGGGCAACTCTGGCACCACCCTGCGGTTGATGTTGGGTATTCTGGCTTCCCACAATGGACGGTTCTTCACTGTCACCGGGGATAGTTCCCTGCGATCGCGGCCCATGTCTCGGGTCGTCAAACCCCTGGAACAGATGGGAGCTTTGATCTGGGGTCGGCAGGGAGGAGCCCTGGCCCCACTGGCAGTGCAGGGGCAGCAACTCCAGCCCATGCACTACCCCTCACCGATCGCCTCGGCCCAGGTGAAATCCTGTATTCTGCTGGCTGGGTTAATGACAGACGGCCAGACCACCGTTACCGAACCCGCGCTTTCCCGCGATCACAGTGAACGGATGCTGCGGGCTTTTGGTGCGGATGTCAGGGTTGATCCAGAAACCTGCAGCGTTACGGTGACGGGACCAGCCCAATTGCAGGGGCAGACCGTGATCGTGCCGGGGGATATCAGTTCGGCGGCCTTCTGGTTAGTGGCTGGGGCGATCGTGCCCGGTTCAGATCTGGTGGTGGAAAATGTTGGGGTGAATCCCACCCGGACGGGGGTGCTGGAAGTGTTGGAGCAGATGGGGGCTGATATTACCCAGGAGAACCCCCGGATTGTGGCCGGAGAACCTGTGGCGGATCTGCGGGTGCGTCATAGGTCTTTGCAGAGCTGCACGATCGCTGGGGATATCATTCCCCGGCTGATAGACGAGATTCCAATTTTGGCAGTGGCTGCTGCCTTTGCCCAGGGGACTACGGTGATCCGGGATGCGGCAGAGTTGCGGGTGAAGGAAAGCGATCGGATTGCGGTCATGTGTACCCAACTGAACCGGATGGGAGCGCAGGTGAGTGAGCTGGCAGATGGACTGGAAATTGTGGGTGGGGCAACCCTCAAAGGTGCAGAGGTAGACAGCCATGCTGACCATCGGATTACCATGAGTCTGGCGATCGCGGCCCTCAATGCCTCCGGGACTACGCTCATTCATGGGGCTGAGGCAGCAGCTATTTCTTACCCAGGGTTTGTCACAACTTTACAGCAAGTTACTGAATCGTAA
- a CDS encoding response regulator has protein sequence MKKILVIEDEKAVRDSILDILDAEGFYAAGAENGQVGVELASQLQPNLILCDVMMPELDGYGVLRQLRLNPQTETIPFIFLTAKVERSDIRQGMTLGADDYLPKPFTHAELLQAITTRLNKQEAIVSQSEQRLDDLRQSISFALPRALTSPLGVITHLSSDLIEEYNTATPAEILEMAEMIHSNANLLHQLMHNFLLYAKLEVIATNPDQVKALQNYRIDYSETVIADEAIQKSEEYGRREDLELSLKSVSARISENKLKKIVEELVDNAFRFSTQGSLVKVYSFESDDKFVLHVIDYGRGMTAEQISHVGAYMQFDPELFDQQGTGLGLAIAKRLTELHGGEMLIESILGKQTIVRISLPR, from the coding sequence ATGAAAAAAATATTGGTCATTGAAGACGAAAAAGCCGTTCGTGACAGCATCTTAGACATTCTGGATGCAGAAGGCTTTTATGCTGCAGGCGCAGAAAATGGACAGGTGGGCGTTGAATTAGCCAGCCAGCTCCAACCGAACTTGATCCTCTGTGACGTGATGATGCCCGAACTGGATGGCTATGGCGTTTTACGCCAACTCCGGTTAAATCCTCAAACTGAAACGATTCCCTTCATTTTCTTGACCGCCAAGGTAGAACGATCGGACATTCGCCAAGGCATGACCCTGGGTGCCGATGACTACCTACCCAAACCCTTTACCCATGCCGAATTGCTCCAGGCGATCACCACTCGTCTGAACAAGCAGGAGGCGATCGTGAGCCAGTCCGAACAGAGGCTGGATGATCTGCGCCAGAGCATAAGCTTTGCGCTGCCCAGAGCCCTCACCTCACCTTTAGGTGTGATTACCCATCTGTCTTCCGATTTGATTGAGGAGTACAATACAGCAACTCCGGCTGAGATCCTGGAGATGGCTGAGATGATCCACAGTAATGCCAACCTGCTGCACCAGCTCATGCATAATTTCCTCCTGTATGCCAAGTTGGAAGTCATTGCAACCAACCCAGATCAGGTGAAAGCGCTACAGAACTATCGGATTGATTATTCAGAGACCGTCATTGCCGATGAAGCGATTCAAAAGTCAGAAGAATACGGTCGCCGGGAAGATCTGGAACTGAGCCTGAAATCGGTTTCAGCCCGGATATCTGAAAACAAACTGAAGAAAATCGTGGAAGAGCTCGTTGATAATGCCTTCCGCTTTTCTACCCAGGGCTCTCTAGTGAAGGTCTATAGCTTTGAAAGTGATGACAAATTTGTTTTGCATGTAATCGATTATGGGCGGGGGATGACTGCTGAGCAGATCAGCCATGTCGGAGCCTACATGCAGTTTGACCCAGAATTGTTCGATCAGCAGGGCACTGGCCTGGGACTAGCGATCGCCAAACGGCTGACCGAGCTGCATGGGGGTGAGATGTTGATCGAGAGTATTCTCGGCAAGCAGACGATCGTGCGGATATCCCTTCCCCGCTAG
- a CDS encoding DUF3067 family protein has translation MTGQDLQQLLLAKWGRSYGIQIRRIQGKIVIQIMWKYLEQASFPMSEAEYLDHLNAIARYLIAWDSIQQVRTFIEQTRDRPRLGKAVNIPLDLGERSSEWILE, from the coding sequence ATGACTGGACAGGATTTGCAACAGCTTTTGCTCGCTAAATGGGGGCGATCGTACGGCATCCAAATTCGCCGGATTCAGGGGAAAATCGTCATCCAGATCATGTGGAAATATCTGGAACAGGCCTCTTTCCCCATGAGCGAAGCAGAATATCTGGACCATCTGAATGCGATCGCCCGTTATCTCATTGCTTGGGATAGCATTCAGCAGGTAAGGACCTTTATCGAACAAACCCGCGATCGACCTCGTCTGGGCAAGGCTGTCAATATCCCGCTGGATTTGGGAGAGCGATCTTCAGAATGGATTTTGGAATAG
- the petC gene encoding cytochrome b6-f complex iron-sulfur subunit, with amino-acid sequence MAQVSGSADVPDMGRRQFMNLLMVGAGSSTVLGMLYPVVKYFIPPSKGGVGGGITAKDALGNDVLASQFLSTHKAGDRVLAQGFKGDPTYLVVTDDGTIASYGINAVCTHLGCVVPWNSGENKFICPCHGSQYDVAGKVVRGPAPLSLALVHTTVNEDTVSFTPWTETDFRTGENPWWA; translated from the coding sequence ATGGCTCAAGTCTCTGGTTCTGCCGATGTGCCCGATATGGGGCGTCGCCAATTCATGAATTTGCTGATGGTTGGTGCAGGTTCCAGCACCGTCCTGGGCATGCTGTATCCTGTGGTGAAATACTTTATCCCTCCCTCTAAAGGCGGCGTTGGTGGCGGTATCACAGCCAAGGATGCCCTGGGTAATGATGTCCTTGCGAGCCAGTTTCTGTCTACCCACAAGGCAGGCGATCGGGTTCTGGCTCAGGGATTTAAGGGGGACCCCACTTATCTCGTTGTAACCGATGATGGCACGATTGCCAGTTATGGAATTAATGCAGTCTGCACCCATCTGGGCTGTGTTGTGCCCTGGAACTCTGGAGAGAATAAATTTATCTGCCCCTGCCATGGCTCCCAATACGATGTAGCCGGTAAGGTCGTTCGGGGCCCTGCTCCCCTCTCTCTGGCCCTGGTTCATACCACGGTTAATGAGGACACGGTTTCCTTTACTCCCTGGACTGAGACAGACTTCCGCACCGGCGAAAATCCCTGGTGGGCTTAG